One window of the Janthinobacterium sp. PAMC25594 genome contains the following:
- a CDS encoding aminotransferase class I/II-fold pyridoxal phosphate-dependent enzyme, producing MFDFTSALYLGMRHPAAQLAPWSSLTLGQPAALREPPGAPALAADLAALQGCEAACVLPSTLHLFWDLFGMLAAERLVILVDGGSYAIARWGAEHAQALGLPQQVFPSGEMAALRRLVAAWGRQGRRPLILADGYVPGSEQVLPLAGYAALARQGGGYLLLDDTQVLGVMGASGGGSARLHGLQGAHDKAGGHLIVGASLAKGFGVPLAVLAGSGALLRRFEAHSQTRVHASPPSAAVLAAARRALALNAQHGDTLRARLADRVAQWRAGMAAAGIACRGGSFPVQRLPGRAHLQPALRAAGVLALAQAGEGPGALTFLLRADQTPGQLEQAMDLLEHHIRRRYERSV from the coding sequence ATGTTCGACTTTACCAGTGCCCTGTACCTGGGCATGCGCCATCCGGCGGCCCAGCTGGCGCCATGGAGCAGCCTGACCCTGGGCCAGCCGGCGGCGCTGCGCGAGCCGCCGGGCGCGCCAGCGCTGGCAGCGGACCTGGCGGCGCTGCAAGGCTGCGAAGCGGCCTGCGTGCTGCCGTCGACCCTGCATTTGTTCTGGGACCTGTTCGGCATGCTGGCTGCCGAGCGGCTGGTGATCCTCGTCGATGGCGGCAGCTACGCCATCGCGCGCTGGGGCGCCGAGCACGCGCAGGCGCTGGGCTTGCCGCAGCAAGTGTTTCCCAGCGGCGAGATGGCGGCGCTGCGGCGCCTGGTGGCGGCCTGGGGCAGGCAGGGGCGGCGTCCCTTGATACTGGCCGACGGCTATGTGCCGGGCAGCGAGCAGGTCTTGCCGCTGGCCGGCTATGCGGCCCTGGCGCGCCAGGGGGGCGGTTATCTGCTGCTGGACGACACGCAGGTGCTGGGCGTGATGGGCGCCTCCGGTGGCGGCTCGGCACGGCTGCACGGCTTGCAGGGCGCTCACGACAAGGCGGGCGGTCATTTGATCGTCGGCGCCTCGCTGGCCAAGGGTTTCGGCGTGCCGCTGGCCGTGCTGGCGGGCAGCGGCGCCCTGCTGCGGCGCTTCGAAGCGCACAGCCAGACGCGCGTGCATGCCAGTCCGCCTTCGGCCGCCGTGCTGGCGGCGGCGCGGCGCGCGCTGGCGCTCAATGCGCAGCATGGCGACACCCTGCGCGCCAGGCTGGCGGACCGGGTGGCGCAATGGAGGGCGGGGATGGCGGCCGCCGGCATCGCTTGTCGGGGCGGCAGCTTCCCCGTGCAGCGCCTGCCAGGGCGCGCCCATTTGCAGCCGGCCTTGCGCGCAGCGGGCGTGCTGGCGCTGGCGCAAGCGGGGGAGGGTCCCGGCGCGCTGACTTTTCTGCTGCGGGCCGACCAGACGCCCGGGCAACTGGAGCAGGCGATGGATTTGCTTGAACATCACATCAGGAGGCGATATGAACGAAGCGTTTGA